The Alosa alosa isolate M-15738 ecotype Scorff River chromosome 8, AALO_Geno_1.1, whole genome shotgun sequence genome contains the following window.
AGGAGGGGGGAATAGGAGAAAAGggtagaggagtggagggggggAAGTGAGGAGAGTTGATGAGAGGTGGGGAGATATTAGAGAAAGGGgggtcagaggagaggaggagagaaggaggaggaggagaggaggaggaggggagaaggaggaggggaggaggagaggaggaggaggggaggaggaggagggggaggaggaggagaggaggagggaggaggaggaggaggaggagggaggaggaggggaggaggggaggaggaggaggaggaggagggaggagggagggaggaggagggaggaggagaaggagaggaggagaggaggagggagggggaggaggaggagggggaggagggggaggaggaggagggggaggggagggaggaggggaggaggagggaggaggaggaggggaggaggaggaggaggaaggcagCAAGAGAGGGCAGCGGTGGAGTTGCACCGCATCTCTTTTGTTCCTCACTGTCATGGACTGTCACCCAACACCCTCAACACAGGGTGCAGGGGGAGtatcacgacacacacacacacacacacacacacacacacacacacacacacagaatgcacacacaatcttatacccacacacaagcgtacgcacagacacacacagaggatcgTTTGTAATCCATCACAGCTCACCCACTCAAGGCTTAAataatgcacgcacacacacgcacacacatgcttcaTGTCACACATAGTAAGGCAGCAAAGCACACTGATTGCAATGATGTTTCTTGATCCTTTGCTGAAAACACCCCCTCATATACAGCAATGGCCTCTGCCTTTGTAGATATCGGCCATAAAAATGGTGTGACACTGTCAGTATAGTCTGGGGATTAataatagtctctctctctctgtttctctctctctctctctctctctctctgtttctctctctctttctctctctctctctgtttctctctctctctctctgtcacccaaGCTCTAATTGTGCATGGGGGTCTAATGATTGATGGGACTGTTCCCCCTGCCCCTTATGTAGTTTATTAGCATGTTGCCGTTCCCTTAAGGAcgagctcccacacacacacacacacacacacacacgtacacacacacacacacacacacacacacacacacagtgccttgGCCTGGGGGCGTTACATACTCATGTCCacgattctgtgtgtgtgtgtgtgtgtgtgtgtgtgtgtgtgtgtgtgtgtgtgtgtctgataacAAATCATTTCCAGTCTCATTCTCCCTCTGCCTCGGTGTACCAGCAGTGAGGATGCTTACTGCAGATTACACAGCACACTCACCACCAGCCTACATAcctcacacactatacatacatacatatatatacacacacacatgcatgtacacacacacacacacacacacacacactatatatacatatatatatatatgtatatatatatatatatatatatatatatatatatatatatatatatatatacacacacacactcacacactatacatacagtacatacatacacacacatgcatgtacacacacatacactatacatacatacacacacatgcatgtacacactcacacacacacacacacatacacacactatacatacatacatacacacacatgcatgtacacactcacacacacacacacacacacacacacacacacacacacacacactatacatatatatatacatacacacacatgcatgtacacactcacacacacacacacacacacacacacacacacacacacacacacacacacacactatacatacatatacatacacacacatgcatgtacacactctctcacacacacacacacacacacacacacacacacacacacacacacacacacacacacacactatacatacatatacacacacacacacacatgtacacactcacacacacactatacatacatatatgcatacacatgcatgtacacacacacatagacacacacaagagcaaaaGGACAAAGATGGACAGAATATTccaaaggagagaaaagaaacagaggACATGACACAAGAGTGAGGTAGAGATGGAGTGATGCTAAGCTAATAAAGGAATacaattaaaaaagaaaggatGCAAGGGGTGCATGAAAGGatagtggagagagggagagatggagagagggagagaaagagtggtgtAAAAGACAGAAAGGGATGATTGGGATAGAGGTACATGTGTAATGTGAAAGGCTTTTAACTCACCAGGGTAAGAAGGAGCAGCTGAGCGctgggagcagagagagatgagagggaggagtgtAAAGAAAGGGATGAGAGGAAGGAGTgtaaagagagggatgagagggaggagtgtaaagagagggaggagtgtaaAGGGAGGAGTgtaaagagagggatgagagggaggagtgtaaagagagggatgagagggaggagtgtaaagagagggatgagagggaggggtgtAAAGGGTTTTGCCTGATGGCTTTAATGGTTTTAAGTGCAGGTCGTAAttcttacacagacacagacacacacacagtccttcattctcacacacagtgGAGGCTTTATGCCCTTTATGTCTTTGTGTGCGCTGCCCTGTGGctagtaaagtgtgtgtgtgtgtgtgtgtgtgtgtgtgtgtgtgtgtgtgtgtgtgtgtgtgtgtctgtgtgcaagagggtcttttctgtgtgttaaagatggagagagagtctgcgtgggtgagtgtgtatgtgtgtgtgtgtgtgtgtgtgtgtgtgtgtgtgtgtgtgcatgtgcgtgtcaGATGAAAGTATGGCAAGCATGACCTTGAGGCTCTGCCATTCCATGTCCATTCAAGGTGGATTGCTGAATCTCTCAGTCTTTTTGTCGTCCTCTGTGTTCGTCACTGCTTCCCTCTGTTCCCATCTTCACCTCCTCCCAGTCTCCTTCTTCAAACCATCCTCTTATGAACCTCTGGATTCACGTGTGCTGTCTCACTAACGCATTAGTCTGAAGAAGCTAATACATGTGCAAGAAATTAAGTGTTAATTAAAGGAGCGCGTACATAGCATTGGttatactcacacaaacacacacacacacatttctctacatAGCATTGGTTATACTGAATGTGTCACTTGTGTTATTACAGCTGGGTATACTGAAAGTGGGATCTAATAGctcacatgcatacagtacatgcacactcacacatgtacactcacacacactcacacatgcacactcacacacacacacacactctctctcacacacacacaaacataaaaaacacattagatccacacaccaacacactctcaTGTAGAggccacattacacacacataggctcacacacacacaccttatgagGCCTCTACAAGgcagcatgtgtgcgtgtgtgtgtatgtgtattggtgtgtgtctAACATGGTCTCTGCATTGCagtgtgttggtttgtgtatgtgtgtgtgtgtgtgtgtctgtgtgtgtgtgtgtctaccgtTGTTGCATTAGCTCAGGGTTAGCTCCCATCAGCTCAGGGCTTTAGAGACCACATGGCccaaacagagtgagagagaaatggagggagggaagggggagaaggaggagcaggaggggtgGGGACAGAGCCACAGAAGGAGATAACGGATTGAGACGGTTTGAGAGGCAGGGACAGGGACATATGGTCATCGGGTTCCTGTAGtatagtggttatcacgttcgcCTAACACGCGAAAGGTCCTCGGTTCGAAACCGGGCAGGAACATAGGCTGTGTTTTCCTGACGGCCCACAGTCACCAGAATACTCTCATCACTAATGCCCTTAGTAGACCTGCGCCCTGAGCAGAATGTCACTGATCAGTGCCAGGAAGTGGCATTAATTACATGATGTAATTCAGGCTATTTcagtggcagccgtggcctattggttagcgcttcggacttgtaaccggagggttgccggttcaaaccccgaccagtaggaacggctgaagtgccccctgagcaaggcacctaacccctcactgctcctcgagcgctgctgttgtagcaggcagctcactgcgccaggattagtgtgtgcttcaccacactgtgtgttcactgtgtgctgagtgtgtttcactaattcatgtattgtgataaatgcagagaccaaatttcccttacaggatcaaaagagtacatatacttacttatacgtATATTTCCAGGGAAGGATCTGTGCCAGGCTCaatagcctgggaatacccatacgaactttccgcaaatttgggatttgctctgcaggttcgTCTGGCCAAGAgaccattgaagcccatttccaatgtccctaaaacacggACACGCAATCACTAATCCGgcatggacgtgtatttctttggaattgataaaaaacactgcatttaaaaccttcgttTACAAGATTACTATacttctgaaacgatttggtaagagcttaatgcaccaatttaagtttaatttcactgctagttacacCCCTGGAAGTCAGTGAACCTTTTACACACCTACTCTCAactgagaagggtctggtgtcaACAAGGATATAGGTTCAATCCAAATCCTCATATGAACCAATTTAGATTAGATGTAGACTCACCTGTTCCGGTTTGGTAGTCATGTAACAGGTTACGTCTAACTGAGAATCAGAGGTTATCACTAGTCCCAATCTTAAAAAACACTATTTTGTACCTACACCATATACCCATGATATATAATACAAGGGATGATTAtgtgtggagagagaagagagagagaaagggatgattatggagagagaagagagagagagaaagggatgattatgtatggagagaggagagagaaaaagggatgattatgtgtggagagaggagagagagagaaagggatgattggagagagaagagagaaaaggatgattatgtgtggagagagaagagagagagcgagagaaagaaatgattatgagagagaagagagaatagagaaaggGATGATtatgagagagaatagagaaaggGATGATTAtgtatggagagagaagagagagagagaaagggatgagggGGAAGGTTAAGATAGCACCATGGAAGGAAAGGTGAAAGTAGAGAGGTGTGGTTgtacgcacatgtgtgtgtgtgtgtgtgtgtgtgtgtgtgtgtgtgtgtgtgtgtgtgtgcaagagagatgGGAATAGAGGATGTCTGAGACTAGTGAGGTATGAGGTAGCTCTTCACAGTTTAAATTGGCAGCCTAAATCTGAATGTAAGTGGGTGAGTGGGAATCAAGGGATCATCACTTAGTAGGTGTCTGCATGTCTTTGAgcattttggtgtgtgtgtgtgtgtgtgtgtgtgtttagactgGGTGGGATCATATTCTGTCTCTAATAACCAAGAGCAGAGACTGCTCACATTCACACTGGCCTACTGCCAAGCGATGACATCATCCTCTgcaatgcacacagacacgtgcacacacagatagctagaaagagagagagagtcaaatgcacacaaacataagtATAAAGGAAATGCACATAATTGCTTTTGAACAAACTGCCTGCAGTCAATCAATGCATATTAGGCCTACATTCGTAATGGGCCTTCATTTACACCTATTTTTGCATACAAATTATTGAACGCAGCACATTACTTTTCGTCATCTTTTCACGATTAGATACCATACATCTTTAGATGCCCTATACCTCGCCTATCAATTTTCTTCACAGCcttagggctgagctacaccaggcgccaGAACTGAAGCTGCCCGCTCACGCTATGCGCctgttgcaacaattagcttccattataatcaatggaagtagctacaccagacgtgacagtggggcgtAAGTTCataaaaaatagaccattcatctaaaatggattttacgcgtcgcgaacggaacgcttcagttacgcgcctggtgtagctcataccttatCTTGGGCTCAAGCATACGATGGACTACATCTCCCATTAAGCAATGATAAGAATTTCCGGGTCAGCTAGGAAAGGTTAAAAGACGCTGATGGCTCGGCAGGTTTTGAAGAAATAACCTGTGGGGATTTTGTTTTGCTACTGGTATACAGCTTGTCACTGCCGTAACAGTTTAATTTGTAAACATTATTAAGATCTTATGGAAGCCCTGAAACACCGGACGCGTTATGGACGCCCCATGCCATGGAAAGAAACCTACAGGAAGGTAAATCCACACTGTTTTAGCCAGTCAGTTGTGCTAAGACGAGCTAGCTCTGGACAGACATAATGCTCATGTCAAGCCAAAATAGTTAGCTTTTACATTTGTTTACCTGGCTTTATTTACTAGTCATTTAATGTAGCACTAGTGCCTTTAGTCGCCAAACACTTCTACAAAGTCATGTTTTTAAAAGGCACTGTCATGTATCAACAGAAATTTCTTCACTATTAATCAGGGCTACTTGTTTAATTAAGCGTTAGCGTTAAGAGTTTGCGTCATTATCTTTTATGGTGGGATATGTCACAAATCATCTGCCTGCCACATAACGTAAGGTTGGAACATAATTGTGGTAAATATTGAGCTCTTCCTCTTGCAGCGTTGTTTTGAAAGGCTGAAGAACAGTCGCTCTCGGTTGCTGGAGAGGTACCGCCAGGCGGGAGAGAGCGATGAGTGCGGTAAGGGATCCATGGTCGAGGAGATCATGCAGGAAGAATGGAGTGCCCTGCAGTCATCCGACGGGAGCTTGTCATCGCCGTGGAGCCACGTTGGCGTagatgtaggctacgttttaaGAGGACACCATGCAACATACTAGGCCTATGGTAAAGGTTTGAGATGTTATCCTGAACTTTCATTCTTCTTGTCGATGCAGTTATTTGGAGCTGTAAAGCAAGACGATGAGTTGACAGTCCTTCAAGAAATTCAACAAGAACTTCTAGCAgaaggtttgtgtttgtgcaacaAACTGTCCAGTAGGCTACATACCAAGATCACATCCGTTTCAGTTTTCCAGTATATGCCCTACTGGGAAACCATATTTCAATGATATTTCTTTGTCACTGTCAGAGCTTGCCATTCTGGAGGATTACCACAAGAACATACAGTTTGAGGAGCAATCTTTGAAAGCGCTGGTGGAGGGAATGGAGAACAGTAACCTCATCATCTGTCCTGTCTGTTTCACGTGAGTATCTACCATTTAGCAACAAGAAGCTACTGGGGTTGGGGCAGCCATGGTGTGGACCCAAGAACTATTGCAACAATAGCTGGCTTTCGTTTGTTTGAAGTGAATGATACCTGTGACGATATATACTGTACTAAGTTTAATGTCTCTTTCACATTAgtaagtgactgacctatctgGGTGCGTTTTGAGATGCCTGATGAAATTTGACGTTGTTGAACTGGCATCATTATACTGGTGTCCTACACCTTGTATGTAGTTGTTCGCTTATTTCCACTGTGCACAAAGTTATTGTAACCGaaagtagcctaatgataaAACGCACAACTCCGGGAGGACTTGTCGCCATGGTTGCATGCATTTATGATCTGTGAGTGCGCGCACATCAAGCATGTGTTATGttgcacattatggcaaagggGACATGCAGCTCACCATACGTTTTCCCAACGTATATGCACCAATAAAATTAAGTAGAAATACATGAATACGTTTAGATTTATAAAAGCAATAATTGCATAAAATACAGGTTGTTAACGAGTCTTGAGCccgagtcaagtctgaagtctttgaggtggagtcgcaagtcaagtctgaagttgCTGTTTGTGCAACTTAAGTGCGATTCTAGTCCTCAGACTCGAGTCCTCATCTCTGTCCagaagcaggtgtgtgtgtgtgtgtgtgtgtttcctgactTGGGTTTGTATTTTGATTTCAGAAACAATCTGACTGTGACCAGCCATTTCATCTCTTGTCCATGTGGCCTGTACATCAACACTCTGGTATGTCTCCTTTTAATGCTTCAAATTAAAAGTGTTCTGTGCATGGGTCAGTAGTAGCCTgtcgtcatactcaattctagttagaatttgagtctgatactgctccattgggacatgattgtggggcgtgtttcaaccgatacagtgGGGGAAATGCCTCTGGtaaggtctatccaattgagtgcaatCAGAGCTACGAAATGCCTTACCGTgagctgtaggaagaacacccgAACCAtacttcttctccacaaatgccttaacaatGTTTTATGGTCGTTTTTTAAAGTTACTGTGCTGTCAATATATTGCACAACACGTGATTGCGAAATCTAAGACCGCGTTTATACGTAGCAGGGTAGGCTAGTCAGAAAATCAGATATTTCCCCTCCttcgttttttttaaataataccGCTCACACCGACGCTAAAAACAGCTGGGGAAGGGTGTCGTAAACCCTTCGAGCAaacaggtggccaatcagagatttcaaacaaacgagggaacaacatgtcacaatgcaaaaacGCAATTTTCCCTGATTACATGCAAAAGTGAAACaggagttttcccacatctccactttggagttttcagaaataattattttcagtgataaaacctctgTGTAAATGACAGGCCAAATCGCATGGAAATAAATGCGGTTTTCCTGCGCATAAACAAGGTCTTAACcaaagcgtgctcagatgacgttaTGGACGAGGCACGAGGTCATCGTACAAATCCCACCTAGACAATCTCATTGGTCCGAACAGCTCTGATATGGGCATAGTTGCTCCTCAACGGAACAattccagaccgaacttcctgaTCTCAAATGTAGTGGGTGGGGCTAGTTCGGTTGGCATCCAGGCTGTATGAAATTAGTTGTTATATTCTGTGTTCTACAACCAAATTCATCTGCAAAACTCTGCCTCACATTTCTGTTGGGTCAGATCTGTGAACGGGCCAGTAGTGTGAAACCTCTGAGCTTGCCTATGTTTGACAGAAGCAAAATTAATGGTCCATTTCCTGGACACTGGTTAAGCCTAGTCCTAGCCTGCATTGGGAACATCCACTCCTTTACTACATAGTGCAGTATAGAGTGAATAACCACATAGTTATTCACCAATAGTGCACTATTTAGTGGACAGCCACATACGTACCTGTTCACCAATAGTGCAGTATTTAGTGGACAACCACCCAGTTATTCACCAATCAGTGCCCTATGTAGTAGATGTTCTGAATGCAGATGTAGCCCTTAATGCTCTTTTccagtttttatttgtttgtttgcttttgttttgaaGAGTCCTATttccgtttttattttatttatttcctgTCCTACCCCAGGGCCGAGGTGTGAGCCCTGAGATGCTGAGGTCTCTCCTGGAGCAGCAGGTCACTCAGCACGCAGACTCTGAGTGCCCCCACAACCCCGTCTTCTCCATGGTGACCAACATGGATGGCTCCTCCAGTCTCATGGCCAGTTGTGGGGTCAGTAGAGCTGCACCAATTAATCAGTTTTGAACTATTAAATTAATTGGCAACTCTTTTTATTATCAATTAATTACTTTTGCAACTTTTTGCAAGTTTCtcactcctttctctttctctccccctcactctctctctccctctccctctctctctccctctccctctccctcactctctctctctccctctccctcactctctccacaggctTGTGATTACCTATCCGTTGTTCTCTGAACACGTCCTATCTACTGGGCTCCATTTTACGGAGTGTcttcattttaaaaaacaaacaaaaacagtgacATTTCTGTGAAATAATACAGCTTTGATTCTCTTGTCACATTAAAAAGCACTACAGCAGAACTTTAGCGTGCACAGAATGGGCCTGTGATGAGTGCGCTCTGTTTCTGTGTTCTGTACTGAGCTCCGTGTGTTGGAGCTCATTTGTTTAGGGGGGGGGTCCTGTTCTCTGAATGGGCCCGTAGTATGCGGGGCATCTGAGCTATGTATGTGCCAAAAGGTGAACTTCAGACTAATCCTCCTGAAGCCTCCTGTGTTTCACTTGCATTGTGTCAACCTCAGCTGCTTCCATTTACCGTGCAGTTCAAATGCACGCTAACGATTGTCCGTCCTATTTATCTGTATGTCATGACCTTTTAAAGATTTAATAaagattttatttttaactaaatGTGACTGGTGTGGATGTTTGATTGGACTTGGACTGATGGGTAGGCCTGATCTCTTCAGGCGGTGTTGGAATGAAAGGTGTTTTGTCTGAAATACAAGCCGAGTGAGACTGTCAGGCAATACCTCCCACAGCCGTTTTTCATGTACGTTTTGCCCTTTAAAGTGACGTCAATGAAGTGCATGGAATTCACTTCACACTTCACAACACACAGGCTAAATGACTGGTTGTATTTCTTGTTATGTAATCCCAAGACTTGTTCAATCTAAACGCATGAACTGTGCTCTAAAGCTTGTGtcagttattttgacattcGCCTAATTATACGGTAGAAAGGAGAGACCAGTTTAGCCAGTAGTGCGCCCCTCCTAGGGATTTGAAGAGTTACTGAGAGATCGTATACGCTTATGACGGCCTGTGTgtatatcaaagtcaaagtcagctttattgtcaatttcttcacatgttccagacatacaaagagatcgaaattacgtttctcactatcccacggtgaagacaagacatattttaccaatttaagtccacagacaaacataacattcaagtaaacaaaaaagtaagtaaaattCAAGTAaaatggttgaaattgtgcatagacggtcaataaaatactagtgcaaagtcaggccaataaaaggcttgggtagttctgtttgacctaagtaataaagaaagtggcatagtggtgcaagttatgtaagagcagcagaagtgttgtgttttcaggacaacaacaccaagttgtaaagtgtacaagtgtgcaagtgttcaagtgtgcaagtggagtagtgcaggcggccattgtgggtccaatgtccaggatgttatgtagctgagggtggagggggagaggagggagagttcagcatccttacagcttggtgtatgaagctgttggtgagtctggtagtcttgggggagccgaggcttctgtacctcttcccagagggcagtagatcaaaccgattgtgagcggggtgacttgcatcactcacaattttggtcgccttggcgggtgaggtgggtggtgtaaatgtccttcagggaggggggagtgaagcaccaatgatccttccagctgtgttcactatgcgctgcagggctttcctgttgtattcagtgcagctccgcccccacacagcgatacagctggagaggatgctctcaatggtgcctcggtagaatgtggtcatgatggctggtggagcacttgctcgcctgagagtttccgcgaggaagtacaggcgctgagctctcttcgccagtgatgcagtgttggtggtccaggagaggtcttcactgatgtgcacccccaggaatttggtgctgctcgcctccaccacagcaccggcgatggtcagtggcaggtgttgggtgtgacctctccgaagtcaacaacaatctctttggtcttgctgacgctcagcaggaggttgttgtccctgcaccacggggtcagatggtcgaactccaacctgtattgagtctcgccgccccttggtgatgagacccaccagagttgtgtcgccagcaaatttcactatgtgattgttgctgtaggttgcagtgcagtcatcgtccagcagggtgaagagcagccgaCTGAGCACGCCAGCctttgggggcccctgtgctcagtgtgatgctgcttgaggtattgttgccaacatcgcactacttggggcctctgacagaggaagtccagtagccagttgcagaggtaggtactgagtcccagtttgtcaagtttgcagatgagttgttgtggtattatggtgttgaatgcagaactgaagtctataaacagcaatctcacatatgagtctctttttccaggtgggtgagggctgggtggagggcagagcagattgcatcctctgtagaccgcttggctcggtatgcaaactggaaggtccagggtgggggagaatggctttgatatgtgacatgacaagccgccaaagcacttcatgatgatgggtgtcagtgccacagggcggtagtcattgaagcaggatggagcagttttcttcgcacagggatgaaggt
Protein-coding sequences here:
- the rpain gene encoding RPA-interacting protein gives rise to the protein MAEDPRHVDLMEALKHRTRYGRPMPWKETYRKRCFERLKNSRSRLLERYRQAGESDECGKGSMVEEIMQEEWSALQSSDGSLSSPWSHVGVDLFGAVKQDDELTVLQEIQQELLAEELAILEDYHKNIQFEEQSLKALVEGMENSNLIICPVCFTNNLTVTSHFISCPCGLYINTLGRGVSPEMLRSLLEQQVTQHADSECPHNPVFSMVTNMDGSSSLMASCGACDYLSVVL